In the Victivallis sp. Marseille-Q1083 genome, one interval contains:
- the pepD gene encoding beta-Ala-His dipeptidase, whose product MKEESLPEGLLWQIFSLIALIPHPSGEEAELRARLQDFAEIHDLKVETDAVGNLRLERAPSPGLEQAPSIVLQGHLDMVPQRRSGSDFRFSEDSINLVRSGDWVHTGDETTLGADNGIGVAAALAVLLDRTKQVGPLSAVFTVEEETGLRGALQLPPQWLQADYLLNLDSEDEGELYIGCAGGARLNSIFQLHPTVPSAGQGMKITLSGLPGGHSGCDIDRNRGNANQLLAQFLHLFPALQLASFDGGSLDNAIPRECEATAVVSDELKAALLSAASAFVGSVREELGENGRNLSLQLVEIPRPEWVWSPEEQQTILIHLTHCPNGVQRYDDAFKVVALSSNLASVKTEPTARQLIVRSSQRGFDEEERSALTRKIAGYMTEAGAEATVDNSYPGWKPQGDSALLRTANAVYEELFGVKPANTVIHAGLECGILHAKNPDLAMISFGPEIQNPHSPSERVSIASVERFEQFLDALIGRLVKKGKVSAC is encoded by the coding sequence ATGAAAGAAGAGAGTTTACCGGAAGGCCTGTTATGGCAGATTTTTTCGTTGATCGCCTTGATTCCGCATCCGTCCGGCGAAGAGGCCGAATTGCGGGCGCGTTTGCAGGATTTTGCTGAAATTCACGATTTGAAGGTTGAAACCGACGCGGTCGGCAATCTGCGGCTGGAGCGGGCGCCGTCTCCGGGATTGGAGCAGGCGCCGTCGATCGTTCTGCAGGGCCATCTGGACATGGTGCCGCAGCGCCGCAGCGGTTCCGATTTCCGTTTTTCCGAAGATTCGATCAACCTGGTCCGCAGCGGCGACTGGGTGCATACCGGTGATGAAACCACGCTGGGCGCGGACAACGGCATCGGCGTGGCGGCCGCGCTGGCGGTGCTGCTGGACCGGACGAAGCAAGTCGGGCCGTTGTCGGCGGTTTTCACCGTCGAGGAGGAAACCGGGCTGCGCGGCGCACTTCAGTTGCCGCCGCAGTGGCTGCAGGCCGATTATCTGCTGAATCTGGACAGCGAGGACGAGGGCGAACTGTATATCGGCTGTGCCGGCGGAGCCCGCTTGAACAGCATTTTTCAACTGCATCCGACCGTGCCGTCGGCCGGGCAGGGCATGAAAATCACGCTGAGCGGGCTGCCGGGCGGCCACTCCGGCTGCGACATCGACCGCAACCGGGGCAATGCCAACCAGTTGCTTGCGCAATTTCTGCATCTTTTCCCGGCTTTGCAGTTGGCGTCGTTCGACGGCGGTTCGCTGGACAATGCCATTCCGCGCGAATGCGAAGCGACGGCGGTGGTCTCCGACGAGCTGAAAGCGGCGCTGCTGTCGGCGGCTTCGGCTTTCGTCGGTTCGGTCAGGGAGGAACTGGGCGAAAACGGTCGGAATCTGTCGCTGCAACTGGTGGAGATCCCGCGGCCGGAGTGGGTATGGAGTCCGGAGGAGCAGCAGACGATTCTGATTCATCTGACGCACTGTCCGAATGGGGTGCAACGCTATGACGACGCGTTCAAGGTCGTGGCGCTGTCCAGCAATCTGGCTTCGGTCAAGACCGAACCGACTGCCCGGCAGTTGATCGTCCGCAGTTCGCAGCGCGGCTTCGATGAAGAGGAACGGAGCGCCTTGACCCGCAAAATTGCCGGTTACATGACGGAGGCCGGAGCGGAAGCGACGGTCGACAACAGTTATCCGGGCTGGAAGCCGCAAGGCGATTCCGCGCTGCTGCGGACGGCCAACGCGGTTTATGAAGAGTTGTTCGGCGTCAAGCCGGCCAATACGGTCATCCATGCCGGCTTGGAGTGCGGTATTCTGCACGCCAAGAATCCGGACTTGGCGATGATCTCCTTCGGCCCGGAAATTCAAAATCCGCATTCGCCGTCGGAACGGGTCAGTATCGCCAGCGTCGAACGTTTTGAACAGTTCCTTGATGCGTTGATCGGTCGTTTGGTGAAGAAAGGCAAGGTTTCAGCATGTTGA